In Gemmata obscuriglobus, a single genomic region encodes these proteins:
- a CDS encoding PAS domain S-box protein, whose translation MLILLGALCAADDSGRLPPGVWAAGGLAIGAAAGLGFVRLRRHEPEARATAYLRRAMDAVADAVFVLDHRERVLFANAEAAALAGPPAAELVGREANACLPAGLADWLRRRGPAGQSVEVPGSEGRVYAARRVTWSAASGPPGAVVVVRDLTDQKRAQQAADRTTAYLRAALDRLADGVVVSDAAGNLLDLNPAAVRMHGYERVEQARRNLAALRDTFVLAPVGGPPLRFDEWPLSRLLRGEDVGVCELTVRRTDVPVERVVQYSGTRVPGPAGGTELVVVTSHDVTDRRRAEDELRASEQRFRAFADHAADAFFLHDDRGTVLDVNRQALASLGCERAELVGLSPLAFDPDLTPQQLANNSERLNAGETIACETRHRHTSGRVFPVELRIRPFTAGGRRLAVTLARDVTAQVAARAALRASEESYRLLFECNPLPMWVYHTETLAFLAVNPAAVAKYGYTADEFLAMTLRDIRPAEDAARLPGAVAAAGGKLSDSGVWRHRLKSGDLIQARIYSHPLEFRGRPARLVMAQDVTAQLAAEHALRESEEQLRRTLEASATGLWSWDLTGGTIAWQSDQVPASFHPGGAFDGTAHGVDRVLHPEDRERVWAAARRAVAARDLFECEFRVVFPNGGGRWVAARGRAAYADDGRPVRMLGTITDVTARKTAELELQRTRAVLQKLVDHSPALIFMTGADGRYLLFNPRCEAALGVRAADVLGRTPAEAFPAPLARKIAERDGHALSTGVPQVSEETVRTPDGPTHFSTVRFPVSGPDGRVIALGGVAIDITARRRAEDDLRAREELFRLLADESPHIIWVSDRDGRPEYTNARWREYSGRTADQAREQGWAGAVHPDDREHYRRSWREARARGGEHEAQVRLKRADGVYRWFLARAKPVGGPGGTRRWFGAATDIEEQKQREASLLRADVQKDAFLATLAHELRNPLAPIADVAHLLGSGGLDDGRLREAGALLAGQVRLLTRLVDDLTDLSRVRRGAVELRCEPVALADVIRTAVETSAPHIRAAGHRLSLERRSEPVIVRGDAVRLAQVVSNLLTNAAKYTPPGGNVWLALDRDGTEAVVRVRDDGAGIDPALLPRVFDMFVQERRLQEQAPGGLGVGLTLAQQIVELHGGAIDARSAGPGRGAEFVIRLPLAATNEPPPPGPQPAPAGPLRVLVVDDNEAVAQSFSWVLSGCGHTVAVAHDGPRALALVREFRPDAVLLDLGLPGTNGCGVAQAIRELPEGVGALLVAVTGWGTEDDRRQTRGAGFDHHLTKPVNHQELTALLATVSRQHGQAATVRNTSG comes from the coding sequence GTGCTGATCCTGTTGGGGGCGCTGTGCGCCGCGGACGACTCGGGCCGGCTCCCCCCGGGGGTGTGGGCCGCCGGGGGGCTCGCCATCGGCGCGGCCGCGGGCCTCGGGTTCGTGCGGCTCCGGCGGCACGAACCCGAGGCCCGCGCGACGGCGTACCTCCGACGGGCGATGGACGCGGTGGCAGACGCGGTGTTCGTCCTGGACCACCGGGAGCGGGTGCTCTTCGCGAACGCAGAGGCGGCCGCGCTCGCGGGGCCGCCCGCGGCCGAACTGGTCGGTCGTGAGGCGAACGCGTGCCTGCCCGCCGGGCTCGCGGACTGGCTCCGTCGGCGCGGCCCCGCGGGCCAGTCGGTCGAGGTGCCGGGGAGCGAGGGGCGGGTTTACGCCGCGCGCCGGGTCACCTGGTCCGCCGCTTCCGGGCCGCCGGGGGCGGTCGTGGTCGTGCGGGACCTCACCGACCAGAAGCGCGCGCAACAAGCGGCCGACCGGACCACGGCGTACCTGCGCGCCGCGCTGGACCGCCTCGCCGACGGAGTCGTGGTGTCGGACGCCGCCGGGAACCTGCTGGACCTGAACCCGGCCGCGGTGCGGATGCACGGGTACGAGCGGGTCGAACAGGCACGGCGGAACCTCGCCGCGCTCCGGGACACGTTCGTCCTGGCGCCGGTCGGCGGCCCGCCGCTGCGGTTCGACGAATGGCCCCTCTCCCGGCTGCTGCGCGGCGAGGACGTGGGCGTGTGCGAACTGACGGTGCGGCGCACGGACGTGCCGGTCGAGCGGGTGGTACAGTACAGCGGGACCCGCGTGCCCGGCCCCGCGGGCGGCACGGAGCTGGTGGTGGTCACGAGCCACGACGTGACCGACCGGCGCCGCGCCGAGGACGAGTTGCGGGCCAGCGAGCAGCGGTTCCGGGCGTTCGCCGACCACGCCGCCGACGCGTTCTTCCTCCACGACGACCGCGGCACGGTGCTGGACGTCAACCGCCAGGCGCTCGCGTCCCTCGGGTGCGAGCGGGCCGAGCTGGTCGGCCTCTCCCCGCTCGCGTTCGACCCGGACCTCACGCCGCAGCAGCTCGCGAACAACTCCGAGCGGTTAAACGCCGGGGAGACGATCGCGTGCGAGACCCGGCACCGGCACACGTCCGGCCGGGTCTTCCCCGTCGAGCTGCGGATCCGCCCGTTCACCGCCGGCGGGCGGCGCCTCGCCGTCACCCTCGCCCGGGACGTCACCGCGCAGGTCGCGGCCCGGGCGGCGCTGCGGGCGAGCGAGGAGAGTTACCGGCTGCTGTTCGAGTGCAACCCGCTACCGATGTGGGTGTACCACACGGAAACGCTGGCGTTCCTGGCGGTCAACCCGGCGGCGGTGGCGAAGTACGGGTACACGGCGGACGAGTTCCTGGCGATGACCCTTCGGGACATCCGCCCCGCCGAGGACGCGGCGCGGCTGCCGGGCGCGGTCGCCGCGGCGGGCGGGAAGCTGTCCGACTCGGGCGTGTGGCGCCACCGACTCAAGAGCGGGGACCTGATCCAGGCCCGCATCTACTCCCACCCGCTCGAGTTCCGCGGCCGGCCCGCGCGCCTGGTCATGGCGCAGGACGTGACCGCGCAGCTCGCGGCGGAGCACGCGCTGCGGGAGAGCGAGGAGCAACTGCGGCGCACGCTGGAAGCATCGGCGACGGGGCTCTGGAGCTGGGACCTGACCGGCGGCACGATCGCGTGGCAATCGGACCAGGTCCCCGCGTCGTTCCACCCGGGCGGGGCGTTCGACGGCACCGCACACGGGGTGGACCGGGTGCTCCACCCCGAGGACCGCGAGCGGGTGTGGGCGGCGGCCCGCCGGGCGGTCGCGGCCCGCGACCTGTTCGAGTGCGAGTTCCGGGTGGTGTTCCCGAACGGGGGCGGGCGCTGGGTCGCGGCCCGGGGCCGCGCCGCGTACGCCGACGACGGGCGGCCGGTGCGGATGCTCGGCACCATCACCGACGTGACCGCGCGCAAGACCGCCGAGCTGGAGCTGCAGCGGACGCGGGCGGTCCTCCAGAAGCTGGTCGATCACAGCCCGGCGCTGATCTTCATGACCGGGGCGGACGGGCGGTACCTGCTGTTCAACCCGCGGTGCGAGGCGGCGCTCGGGGTGCGGGCCGCGGACGTGCTCGGGCGGACGCCGGCCGAAGCGTTCCCGGCCCCGCTCGCGCGCAAAATCGCCGAGCGGGACGGCCACGCCCTCAGCACCGGTGTGCCCCAGGTCTCGGAAGAAACGGTACGCACCCCCGACGGGCCGACCCATTTCTCGACCGTCCGGTTCCCCGTCTCCGGCCCCGACGGGCGCGTCATCGCCCTCGGCGGGGTCGCGATCGACATCACCGCCCGGCGGCGCGCCGAGGACGACCTGCGCGCCCGCGAGGAGCTGTTCCGGCTCCTCGCCGACGAGTCCCCGCACATCATCTGGGTGAGCGACCGCGACGGGCGCCCCGAGTACACCAACGCCCGGTGGCGGGAGTACTCCGGCCGCACGGCCGACCAGGCGCGCGAGCAGGGCTGGGCGGGGGCCGTCCACCCGGACGACCGAGAACACTACCGGCGGTCCTGGCGCGAGGCGCGGGCGCGGGGGGGGGAGCACGAGGCGCAGGTGCGGCTGAAACGGGCCGACGGGGTGTACCGCTGGTTCCTCGCGCGCGCCAAGCCCGTGGGCGGGCCGGGCGGAACCCGCCGCTGGTTCGGCGCCGCCACCGACATCGAAGAGCAGAAGCAGCGCGAGGCCTCGCTGCTCCGGGCCGACGTCCAAAAGGACGCGTTCCTGGCGACCCTGGCGCACGAGCTGCGGAACCCGCTGGCCCCGATCGCCGACGTGGCCCACCTCCTGGGCTCCGGCGGGCTCGACGACGGGCGGCTGCGGGAGGCCGGTGCGCTGCTCGCGGGGCAGGTCCGGTTGCTCACCCGGCTGGTCGACGACCTGACGGACCTGAGCCGCGTGCGGCGCGGCGCGGTCGAACTGCGGTGCGAGCCGGTCGCGCTCGCGGACGTGATCCGAACGGCGGTCGAGACCAGCGCCCCGCACATCCGCGCCGCGGGGCACCGACTGTCGCTCGAGCGCCGCTCGGAGCCGGTGATCGTGCGCGGGGACGCGGTCAGGCTGGCGCAGGTCGTCTCGAACCTCCTGACGAACGCCGCCAAGTACACCCCGCCCGGCGGAAACGTCTGGCTCGCGCTGGACCGGGACGGAACGGAGGCGGTGGTCCGGGTGCGCGACGACGGCGCCGGCATCGACCCGGCACTGCTGCCCCGCGTGTTCGACATGTTCGTCCAGGAGCGGCGCCTCCAGGAACAGGCCCCCGGCGGCCTGGGCGTCGGGCTGACCCTGGCGCAACAAATCGTCGAGCTGCACGGGGGGGCGATCGACGCGCGCAGCGCGGGGCCGGGCCGGGGGGCCGAGTTCGTGATCCGGCTCCCGCTCGCCGCGACGAACGAGCCGCCCCCGCCCGGCCCGCAGCCGGCGCCCGCCGGACCGCTCCGGGTGCTCGTCGTGGACGACAACGAGGCCGTCGCGCAGAGCTTCTCGTGGGTCCTGTCGGGGTGCGGGCACACCGTTGCGGTGGCGCACGACGGCCCGCGCGCGCTCGCGTTGGTGCGCGAGTTCCGCCCCGACGCGGTGCTCCTCGACCTCGGGCTACCGGGGACGAACGGCTGCGGGGTGGCGCAGGCGATCCGGGAACTGCCGGAGGGGGTCGGGGCGCTGCTCGTGGCCGTCACCGGGTGGGGAACGGAGGACGACCGCCGGCAGACGCGCGGGGCCGGCTTCGACCACCACCTCACGAAGCCGGTGAACCATCAGGAGCTGACAGCACTCCTGGCAACCGTCTCACGGCAGCACGGCCAAGCGGCAACAGTTCGGAACACGTCCGGGTAA
- a CDS encoding chemotaxis protein CheX produces MVATLPTANTFPPAVSEAVEGAAATFFSGSCGLTHVPDAQIDDAVDQAGIMSTISFVGDIQWAFALAFPEEAAVGLARTFAGFDIPFDSVDMGDVIGEIVNVIAGDVVGRLAKQKIEARMSLPTTVRGSNVSMMMPTDAPATRFVFSGPAGTCWFDLVATPKPLAAPGQEESPEAATRWGGSDPPAPPVTPAPVGTLAPAPAPAAAPAPHAAPDPSQDAWAAAMAEAERQMAEQDALDAAARAAGLTAGPAVQTVVVQGGSRLMPLVLVLACAGWGGLVSLIAAGGPHGPPPEPAAAEHAEGAAAPKAPTAEIDELIRSDQFDDALKACFKAAKKDPRPSETALTLREALCLEGQGRWGEAAGAYQRAEADPDTVTSVVALLGQARCATQDGSYVIARALTNRALLRSGAPGFRGTAVRKDIQHLQARIALQAAGAKPLPRDASARPLLSASPTNGLEWLPTSAPPPTPTGDTFEVHRILGAPKMLQVSGSLSRRPALEVLNALAATAGWKVQVNSDAAAQLKWAVGPIEIDHLTLPEFLNVLMDGTSVTWATDGDTLRLALPARKEAAPKK; encoded by the coding sequence ATGGTCGCAACACTACCCACCGCCAACACGTTCCCGCCCGCCGTGAGCGAGGCCGTCGAGGGCGCGGCGGCCACCTTCTTCAGCGGTTCGTGCGGGCTGACGCACGTCCCGGACGCGCAGATTGATGACGCCGTCGACCAGGCGGGCATCATGAGCACCATCTCGTTCGTGGGCGACATCCAGTGGGCGTTCGCGCTGGCGTTCCCCGAGGAGGCCGCGGTCGGACTCGCCCGCACGTTCGCCGGGTTCGACATCCCGTTCGACAGCGTGGATATGGGCGACGTGATCGGTGAGATCGTGAACGTGATCGCCGGGGACGTCGTCGGCCGGCTGGCGAAGCAGAAGATCGAGGCCCGGATGTCGCTCCCCACGACGGTGCGTGGGAGCAACGTGTCCATGATGATGCCCACGGACGCGCCCGCCACGCGGTTCGTGTTCTCCGGCCCGGCGGGCACGTGCTGGTTCGACCTGGTCGCGACGCCCAAGCCCCTGGCGGCGCCGGGCCAAGAGGAGAGCCCGGAGGCGGCCACCCGGTGGGGCGGTTCGGACCCGCCCGCGCCGCCCGTGACGCCCGCGCCGGTGGGCACCCTGGCTCCCGCCCCGGCGCCCGCCGCCGCCCCGGCACCTCACGCCGCGCCGGACCCGTCACAGGACGCCTGGGCCGCGGCGATGGCCGAGGCCGAGCGGCAGATGGCCGAGCAGGACGCCCTCGACGCCGCCGCACGCGCCGCCGGTCTGACGGCCGGCCCGGCGGTGCAAACCGTCGTCGTCCAGGGGGGCTCCCGGTTGATGCCGCTGGTGCTGGTGCTGGCCTGCGCCGGGTGGGGCGGGTTGGTCAGCCTCATTGCGGCCGGCGGCCCGCACGGGCCGCCGCCCGAACCCGCGGCCGCGGAGCACGCCGAGGGCGCGGCCGCGCCGAAGGCCCCGACCGCAGAGATCGACGAGCTGATCCGGAGCGACCAGTTCGACGACGCCCTCAAGGCGTGTTTCAAGGCCGCGAAGAAGGACCCCCGACCGAGCGAAACCGCGCTGACGCTCCGCGAGGCCCTGTGCCTCGAGGGCCAGGGCCGCTGGGGCGAGGCCGCCGGGGCGTACCAGCGCGCCGAGGCGGACCCGGACACGGTCACGTCGGTGGTCGCGCTACTCGGCCAGGCCCGGTGCGCCACGCAGGACGGGTCGTACGTGATCGCCCGCGCGCTGACGAACCGCGCGCTGCTGCGGTCCGGCGCCCCCGGCTTCCGCGGCACGGCGGTGCGCAAGGACATTCAACACCTCCAGGCGCGGATCGCGCTGCAGGCGGCCGGCGCGAAGCCGCTGCCCCGGGACGCGAGCGCACGCCCCCTGCTCTCCGCCAGCCCGACCAACGGGCTCGAATGGCTGCCGACGAGCGCGCCCCCCCCCACCCCGACCGGTGACACGTTCGAGGTGCACCGCATCCTCGGCGCGCCGAAAATGCTCCAGGTGAGCGGTAGCCTCTCCCGCCGCCCGGCGCTTGAGGTGCTCAACGCGCTCGCCGCCACCGCCGGCTGGAAGGTGCAGGTGAACAGCGACGCGGCCGCGCAACTGAAGTGGGCGGTCGGCCCGATCGAGATCGACCACCTCACGCTGCCCGAGTTCCTCAACGTCCTCATGGACGGGACCAGCGTCACGTGGGCGACGGACGGGGACACGTTGCGCCTGGCACTGCCGGCACGCAAGGAAGCGGCGCCAAAGAAGTAG
- a CDS encoding cytidine deaminase yields the protein MTPLDDSTLAELIRRARAVAARAYAPYSRFRVGAAVLTGDGTVFDGCNVENASYGLTICAERNAVFQMVGSGRTDVAAVVIYTPTPEPTAPCGGCRQVINEFGPNALVVSVCDGPGVITQRLAELLPGAFGPSNLGS from the coding sequence ATGACCCCTCTGGACGACTCGACCCTCGCAGAACTGATTCGTCGCGCCCGGGCCGTCGCGGCGCGTGCCTACGCCCCGTACAGCCGGTTCCGGGTGGGGGCTGCGGTTCTCACCGGCGACGGGACCGTCTTCGACGGGTGCAACGTCGAGAACGCGTCCTACGGGCTCACGATCTGCGCAGAGCGAAACGCCGTCTTTCAGATGGTCGGGAGCGGGCGCACCGACGTTGCGGCGGTCGTGATCTACACGCCCACGCCCGAGCCCACGGCCCCTTGCGGGGGGTGCCGGCAAGTGATCAACGAGTTCGGACCGAACGCGCTCGTCGTGAGCGTGTGCGACGGCCCCGGCGTCATCACCCAGCGGCTGGCCGAACTGCTTCCCGGCGCCTTCGGTCCGAGTAATCTCGGCTCGTAG